CCAGGCCGGAGCGGAGATGACCCTCGAAGCGGTCAAATCCGGCGCCGACCCCAAGGATTTCTACAAGGCCGCGCTGGCCGCCGAACGCAAGGGGCAGGCCGATGCCCTGGCGGAGTTCGAGAAAACGATGTCCGGGTCCGCCGGCCAGGACGGGAAGGATCTGTCCGCCACTGCGGCTGACGGCTTCGAGGGCCTGATCGCGGCACACATGGACACGGCGAAGTGCAGCAAGGGCGATGCGATCATCGCAGTAGCCCGCCGTCACCCCGACGCCCACGCGGCCTGGCTCGCCGGCAAGAATCAGGAGAAGTAGACCATGAGCTACAACGATTACGGAATCGGCTCGCACCCCACCGCCCAGGACATCGTCGACGGCCGCCGGGTGGAATTCAACGCCAGCGGCCATGTCGTCTACGCCCCGGCAACACGACTCGGCGTCGGCGTCTCCCGCATCTCGCAGAAAAGCGGCGAAGACATCGGCGTGGCCTACTGGAACAAGCCCGGAACGCATCACATCGAAGTGAAGGGCGCCATCGACATCGGCGACCAAGTGTTCGCCGCCGCCAACGGCACGGTGTCGGTTCTTCCGGCGGCCGCCGGAGACTACGTCAAGGTCGGCGTTGCCCTGGAAGCCTCTGCTGAAGACGGGGACGTGATCGAAGTCCTTCCCGTTGAAAGCGGCAAGATCGTCAACGTCGCCGCATAAAGGAGATCCCGCATGATTCCCGAGAACGGAACCGAACGTTTGCGCCCCGATCTGGGGGTGCTTGTTCACGAGGCCATGTCCAACGCCCCTTCCATGGGGTTCATCGCCTCGAAGGTCGCCCCGTACTACCCCGTCGCAGCCCAGAGCGCCGATTTTCCTGTCTTGCCCGCCAAGTACCTGTTCAACGTCGAGAAGGTGGAACGGGCCCACGGCGCGGCCTACCAGCGCAGCTCCGGCAAGTTCGAAGCCGGACACTACTCCTGCCGCGAGCGTGGCCACGAACATCCTTTGGATGACCGCTTCCGCGCCATCTACAAGTCGCAGATCGACATGGAGAAGGGCGCCACAGACCTGTGCACCAACACCGTGCTCCGCGCCTTCGAGATCGAGGTGGCCACCAAGCTGAGCAATCCGGACAACTTCCTGACTGGAGCAGCCACCGCCAAGTGGACGGTCCCGGCCGACGCCGACCCGAAGAAGGACATCGACACCGCCAGAACCGCCGGCCGCAAGAAGGGCGTCTTCTACAACAAGCTGATCATCACCTGGCAGACCTACCTGGACCTGACCCGCTGCACCAAGGTGAAGGACGCGGTGAACTACCTGTTCCCGGACACCCGCAAGACGGGCTCCATCGGATTGCAGCACCTCGAAGCGTATCTGGATATCGAGATCGAGCTGGCCGGCTCTCTGAAGAACGGCGCCAACCGCGCCAAGAATCCGGAGCTCGAGGACATCTGGAGCGACGCCGTCGCCGTGTTGGCCTGTGTCGCCCCCCAGGGCTCCGAGATCTACGAGCCCTCGATCGCGCGGACGTTCAAGTGGAACGAAGGCGCGAGCGAGGATTTCATCGTCGAGGACTACTACGACCCCGCCGTCCGCTCGACCATCATCCGCGTGCGCCACGACATCGATGTGCGCCTGCTCAAGAGCTACGACGACAACGGCAACGTCCTCTCCGACATCAGCAGGAACTGCGGCTACGTCCTGACCGCCATCCGATAGCCCGTCTCCTCAGGGAGCCCGGGGCGCGACCTTCCGCGGCCTGGGCTCCACACGGGAGCTGAAAACGGCAGGAGATGCCGAATGGTTAGAGAAGTATTCCTGGACCACCTGACGCTGAAGTCCGTTTTCGCCGCCATAGGCGGTGGCGCGGCGTGGCTGATCGGGGGCCTCAACGCAGCCTTGCTGGCGCTCACGGTGCTGTACGTCACGGACTTTCTTCTCGGGTTCTATCGCGCCTGGGAAGCCGGCTCGTACAGCAGCAGACGTTTTCGCCGCGGGCTTTGCAAATTCCTCCTGTACGCCGTGGTCATCATGTCGGCCCACATGCTCGATCTGTCGCTGGCCGACCCGCTGCCGTTCGTATCCAACTACGTGCGCGACTTCATGGTCGCGTTCATCTGCATCAACGAATTTCTGTCCGTGTGCCGGCATCTGGGAGAGCTCGGGATGCGCGTTCCCCGCAAGCTCATCCTCAAGCTGGAATCGTTTCAGGAGCAGGGAGGGGACAAGTGAGACAGAGATTTCAGGCCCATGCAATTGCAGCGGCCGAGCAGCACAACCTGCCGCCGGCTCTCGTTTGTGCGGTGGTCACGGTGGAGTCTGGCTGGGAAGCCACAGCCAGCCGCTTCGAACCGCATTACCGTTACCTGTGGGACGTGCGCAGCAACACGCCGTTTCGCCGGTTGACCACGACTGAGTCCAATAGCGAGCAAGCTCCGCCGGATTTTCACGCCCCTCACGGTGTGGGCCGCCATACGGAATGGCAGCACCAGCAGACGAGCTGGGGTCTCATGCAGATCATGGGTGCAGTAGCGCGGGAGCGCGGCTTTACGGCCCGCTTCCTTACCGCCTTATGCGAGCCAAAGATCGGCCTTGAGTACGGTTGCCGGCACCTGGCGCATTACGCCTACGCCTGCCGTTACCTCGAACGTTTCGGCTGGGCCGGAGTCTGCCGCGCCTACAACGGCGGCCCGTATGCGGCCGTCCACGTAACGAATCCCGAGTACCCCCACAAGGTCTTCGCCGCTCTCGGCGGCAAGTGGCCGCAATCATAAGGAGCAAAGGACATGGAAGAGACGAAAGTCTGGTACGCCTCGAAGGAACTCTGGACGGCCCTCGTCACGCTGATCTGCGGCGTGCTCATCGTTTTCGGCATCGAGGTCGACCCTGCGACGCAAGCGCAGCTGCCGGGCGTCATTATCGGCGCCATCGTGGCGGTTGCCTCGCTGCTGAAGATCATTTTCCGCATCTTCTCTTCGCGGAAGAAGCTCACGACCACCTCCGCAAAGGCCACATCGTAGGTCGGGCGCCGTGTCATGTGGTCATTCCTCGACGGCGTCGGCAGGGCGCTCGGGCTCCTTGCACGCGCAATCCAGACGGCATGGGATGCGTGGCGGGCTCGCGAGCGGCAGCGTTCTGCCGATTCTATTGCTGCTGATCCTGCTGGCGAGTGGCTGCGCCGCTTCAACCCCGACGATTCCGAAGCCGCCAAGACCGATCCTGGAGAGCCTGGTGGCGACTCCTGACGGCGGCGTCTGCATGGGGCGCGAGGACGCGCGTGAACTCCTGCTCTACATCGACACCCTGGAGCGCAGGCCATGACCTTGTTTCTGGACGCCTTCCAGGGCGGGGACCTGGATGTCTTTCTGCAGGACTTCGGGCAGCCGGTGACCGTCGACGGCCTGTCTTTGATCGCCCTGGTCGATGACGAAGGCCAGGGGCCTGACGAAGCCAGGGAGAACGTCAATGTCCAGGTCCGCAGGCTGGTGGTCAGAGAAGCGGAGCTGGCCAGGCCGAAGTCCGGTCGTCCCATGACGCTGGAGGGCGCGCAGTGGATTGTCTCCAACACCAAAAGCGCCGGGGGCTTTCTCGAGATCCAGCTCTACAAGGAGGTGTCCTGATGGCGAAAAACGATCTGATCCGAATCGACACCTTCCATGCGGAGAAGGCCCTCGAGGATCTGCAGGACGCTTTGTCGATGGTTCCCGGCGGGATGAAAAAGGCCATGTGCCGGGCCTTGTCCAGAACGATCAAGGGCATGCGCACGGACGCGGTGCGGCAGATCCGCAAGGACTACAACGTCCCGGCCAAGGACGTGCGCAGCAAGATGACCGTGGTCAGCCCGAAACCGGCGGATAACCATCCCCGCGCCTTGCTCAGAGCGGAAGGGCGCATGTCCGTGCCGCTCTTCCGGTACGGCGCACGCCCCCGCGTTCCGGTGGCTGCGGGCGGCCGCCGGCCCAGGAAAGGCGTGTCCGTCCAGGTCAAGAAGACGTCCGGCCGCAAGGTGATTGAAGGTTCCTTTGTCCAGCGTCCCAAAAACGGTGGCGGCGTGCAGATAATGAAGCGTGAAACCAAAGAAAGGGATTCCCATCAAGTTCTGTATGGCCCGAGTCACCTGCAGGCCCTCAAAGACGAGGGCAATCTGTTCGAGCTGCAGGAGCTTGCCGAAGAACGGTTGCAGAAGAACATCATCCACGAAGCCGATTTCGTGCTCCAGCAGGCGGGGCTGCGATGATCGCCCGCCTGATCGAAGCCCTCGGCCGCCAGGTCCGTGAAGGCCTGGACGGTTTCCTGCTGGAGCATCCGGAGGATGAATCCTTTGTGGCCCCTCCGGTCTATGTGGGCGGGCTGCCTGAAGGCCTTGGCGGTGACGAGGCTTTTCCCTGCGTGGTCGTTTCCTGGGAAGAAGCGGAGGACACCGAGGAAGAAAGCGAGTTCGTCGTGGAAATCACGCTCTGCATGAGTTCGCATGGCGGGCCGCAAGGGCTGGAGGAATGGACGGCGGCGTTTACCGACAGGCTGCGCAGGATCCTGCGCGACGTCCGCGTGCTCGAAGGCGATTTTGAACGACAGTGGCCGATCCGAACCCGGCGTCCGGATCCACGAAAAGAACAGTACAGATACGCGGTCGTAGTCCTCACCACCACCTGGCGCAGGCCTGCCCCGCGGCAAACTGTGGAGGGTTTTGAAGTATGAGCGCGTATAAACACGGCGTCTACGCCCTCGAGGCGCCCACGTCGATACTGCCGCCGCGCAGGATTTCGGCCTCGATACCCGTGGTGTTCGGCACCGCTCCTATCGAGGACAAGGACCCCGCCGCCCGCAAGATCAACGAGCCGGTGCTTTGCCACACGTACTCCGAGTTCGTTGCGGCCTTTGGCGACAGCGAGGACTGGCAGAGCTACACCCTGTGTGAGTTCGCCCGCTCGCAGTTCGGGTTGTACGGCGTCGGGCCGGTGGTCTTCGTCAACGTCTATGATCCCGAGGCGCACACCACGGGCGACCCGGTCGAGCCGGACCCCATGCAGGTGACCTCCGCCGACATCATCGGCGGCGTCGACGAAATCACCGGCAGGCTGACAGGCCTGGAGCTTATCAGCGAGGTGTTCACCCGTTTCCGGGTCGTACCCGGCCTGATCTGCGCGCCCGGGTGGTCGCACGATCCGGCCGTGGCCATCGCCATGGCGGCGAAAGCCACGGGCATCAACGGCCTGTTCAGTGCGATCGCCCTGGTCGACGTTCCCGACGATACCGTGCCCAACTACCCCGACGTCCCCGGGTACAAGAACGACAACAACCTGACCGATCCGAATATGGTCGTGTGCTGGCCCAAGGTGCAGCTTGGCGACCAGGTTTTCCACCTGTCCACCCAGCTGGCCGGGTTGATCGGAGACGTAGACGCGCAGTCCGGCGACGTGCCGTACCGCTCGCC
This is a stretch of genomic DNA from Oceanidesulfovibrio indonesiensis. It encodes these proteins:
- a CDS encoding capsid cement protein encodes the protein MSYNDYGIGSHPTAQDIVDGRRVEFNASGHVVYAPATRLGVGVSRISQKSGEDIGVAYWNKPGTHHIEVKGAIDIGDQVFAAANGTVSVLPAAAGDYVKVGVALEASAEDGDVIEVLPVESGKIVNVAA
- a CDS encoding phage holin family protein, whose translation is MVREVFLDHLTLKSVFAAIGGGAAWLIGGLNAALLALTVLYVTDFLLGFYRAWEAGSYSSRRFRRGLCKFLLYAVVIMSAHMLDLSLADPLPFVSNYVRDFMVAFICINEFLSVCRHLGELGMRVPRKLILKLESFQEQGGDK
- a CDS encoding transglycosylase SLT domain-containing protein produces the protein MRQRFQAHAIAAAEQHNLPPALVCAVVTVESGWEATASRFEPHYRYLWDVRSNTPFRRLTTTESNSEQAPPDFHAPHGVGRHTEWQHQQTSWGLMQIMGAVARERGFTARFLTALCEPKIGLEYGCRHLAHYAYACRYLERFGWAGVCRAYNGGPYAAVHVTNPEYPHKVFAALGGKWPQS
- a CDS encoding phage tail protein, with amino-acid sequence MAKNDLIRIDTFHAEKALEDLQDALSMVPGGMKKAMCRALSRTIKGMRTDAVRQIRKDYNVPAKDVRSKMTVVSPKPADNHPRALLRAEGRMSVPLFRYGARPRVPVAAGGRRPRKGVSVQVKKTSGRKVIEGSFVQRPKNGGGVQIMKRETKERDSHQVLYGPSHLQALKDEGNLFELQELAEERLQKNIIHEADFVLQQAGLR
- a CDS encoding phage tail sheath family protein, with the translated sequence MSAYKHGVYALEAPTSILPPRRISASIPVVFGTAPIEDKDPAARKINEPVLCHTYSEFVAAFGDSEDWQSYTLCEFARSQFGLYGVGPVVFVNVYDPEAHTTGDPVEPDPMQVTSADIIGGVDEITGRLTGLELISEVFTRFRVVPGLICAPGWSHDPAVAIAMAAKATGINGLFSAIALVDVPDDTVPNYPDVPGYKNDNNLTDPNMVVCWPKVQLGDQVFHLSTQLAGLIGDVDAQSGDVPYRSPSNNRLYANAAVAGGEEAWLGLEQANHLNSQGLVTALNFVGGWKLWGNRTACYPDVTDPKDAFVPIRRFFSWHANTFILTYFQKVDWPITRRLIQTIVDSENIRLNGFRAMEIILGGRIEFLEDENPVTDLMDGTIRFHTYLTPPSPAREIVNTLEYDPAYLQNLFS